One genomic segment of Culturomica massiliensis includes these proteins:
- a CDS encoding efflux RND transporter periplasmic adaptor subunit yields MNNYFKLIGVLTLGMALYSCGGDRNNQSGETTTPVWVDDVRQRTIEEFITTTGTAKATRTVELKSETNGDYVLQTNPKTGKPYQLGDIVEAGAVIVRLENKEYENNVQLESKKLNIQITEKEWEGQKTLLEKGGATQKDVNNAETAYINAKLELENAYITLGKMSVKAPFKGVIVSLPYYTPNVEVASAQPVVGIMDYSKMYLETQFPENVMPKLKVGQRVYVTNYNIKSDTLKGLLTQLSPAINEDTRTFSGYIQIDNPELKLRPGMFAKADVITVRKDSVLSIPKEIVTSRRGNKIVFTVDRSAAQQKVITVGISDDKYVEVEKGLEKGEKVVVKGYEWLRDRSKVKVMK; encoded by the coding sequence ATGAATAATTACTTTAAGCTAATCGGTGTTCTGACCTTGGGGATGGCATTGTATAGTTGTGGCGGAGATCGGAATAATCAGTCGGGAGAAACGACGACGCCCGTGTGGGTAGATGATGTTCGTCAGCGTACGATAGAAGAATTTATAACGACGACAGGTACGGCTAAAGCAACCCGTACCGTAGAACTGAAATCGGAAACGAACGGGGATTATGTTTTACAGACAAACCCGAAGACCGGTAAGCCGTATCAGTTGGGAGACATCGTGGAGGCCGGTGCTGTAATCGTTCGTTTGGAAAATAAAGAATACGAGAATAATGTGCAGTTGGAAAGTAAAAAGCTGAACATCCAGATCACGGAGAAGGAATGGGAAGGACAGAAGACTTTACTTGAAAAAGGAGGAGCGACACAGAAAGATGTGAATAATGCAGAGACGGCATATATCAATGCAAAGCTGGAATTGGAAAATGCTTATATTACTTTAGGCAAGATGAGTGTAAAGGCACCGTTTAAAGGGGTCATAGTCAGTTTGCCTTATTATACTCCCAATGTTGAGGTGGCTTCTGCCCAGCCGGTTGTCGGTATTATGGATTACAGTAAAATGTACCTGGAAACGCAATTTCCGGAAAATGTGATGCCGAAACTGAAAGTGGGTCAAAGGGTGTATGTTACCAATTACAATATCAAATCGGATACATTAAAAGGATTGCTGACTCAATTGTCACCGGCGATCAATGAAGATACCCGGACATTTTCGGGCTATATCCAGATCGATAATCCTGAATTGAAGCTTCGTCCGGGAATGTTTGCCAAAGCAGACGTTATTACGGTACGTAAGGATTCGGTACTTTCTATTCCGAAAGAAATCGTGACGAGTCGCCGGGGAAATAAGATTGTCTTTACAGTAGATCGCTCTGCCGCACAGCAAAAAGTAATTACGGTCGGTATCAGTGACGATAAATATGTGGAAGTGGAAAAGGGATTGGAAAAAGGAGAAAAGGTGGTTGTGAAAGGATACGAGTGGTTGCGTGACAGAAGTAAGGTAAAAGTGATGAAATAA
- a CDS encoding efflux RND transporter permease subunit, with protein sequence MNQITKFAVKYPVSVLMITLAICLLGIISYNKLGTDLFPDLKNPALYIDLQVGERPPEEVEKQFVENIESLAARQDGVKSVKSSCMAGSALITVEYDWDQDMDAAFLDLQRSVSQIAQNSEVTSLNVSRYDANAKPVMTLALTHNEIKDMNELRKIAENYMRSELVRLDGVADIQLNGQENVYVEVKTDPYMLEAFNLTADDIASKIESVNRNVSGGTIVNEDIQYTVKGVNLIRDIEDISNIIVAFKEPAADENGASSSATNVKAPVYLKDVAVVQTVNKDPDNIARFNGERCLGISIYKENKFNTVKVVENIQNKLEELRKSMPGYEFNIITNQGDFIGASIGEVKDSAVLGILLAVIVLYVFLRRINTTLIVSLSIPISIIATFNLMYFNGLTMNIMTLGGLALGAGMLVDNAIVVMENIIRNLENGLSVKEAAVKGTSEVSGAITSSTLTTIVVFLPIVYIQGAAGELFKEQAWTVTFSLLSSLFVAILFIPMLSSRFIKQGSKDIKSVKIKGFGIFIGKLLKHRYAVVLGALILMIAAYMTLPLIGMEFMPKAESREFNVKLTLETGTRLKSTDYAASSIEEMIRDLGGENLEWMYTLVGPSNTDIEAGTKAKEEHQAEIKVMLRKNSTIDADYLITALGQNADMPEDVELTYEKEQSALQSALGTEGAPLVIEIKGEEIEVLEQLCADVKARISDIAGLYDIETSMEKGAPEVNVNIDRLRSGIYGVDVASVSQQVQEKLNGKAAGNYESQGEPVDIEIRVPEISLADLQNVEIRQGDKKYRLGEIAEVSVTTAPKEIARNNQNRIGRVTALLAKDYSLGRVTPEVNARLDEVEFPAKYSAKITGEEEKRAESFNGLGFALLLSIILVYMVMASQFESLRHPFTILLTIPLAGVGSILAFLLTGQTLNMMAFIGIIMLAGIAVNSSIILVDRINQLKEQGMELTEAIMAAAQQRIRPIIMTGLTTILALLPMCFGFGEGASLRSPMALAVIGGLVTATILTLIVIPCVYYIFDRKVKK encoded by the coding sequence ATGAATCAAATAACCAAGTTCGCAGTTAAATATCCCGTGAGTGTGCTGATGATTACATTGGCTATCTGCCTGCTCGGGATTATTTCTTACAATAAACTGGGAACCGATTTATTCCCGGATTTAAAGAATCCGGCATTATATATTGATTTGCAGGTGGGGGAACGTCCGCCTGAAGAAGTGGAAAAACAGTTCGTCGAGAATATCGAGTCATTGGCGGCCCGTCAGGATGGGGTGAAGAGTGTAAAAAGCAGTTGTATGGCCGGTTCGGCTTTGATTACTGTAGAGTATGACTGGGATCAGGATATGGATGCGGCTTTTCTCGATTTACAACGAAGTGTTTCACAAATAGCCCAGAATTCCGAAGTTACTTCTTTGAATGTATCCCGTTATGATGCCAATGCAAAGCCGGTAATGACACTGGCGCTTACTCATAACGAGATCAAGGATATGAACGAATTGCGCAAAATAGCCGAAAACTATATGCGCAGTGAGTTGGTGCGTTTGGACGGCGTGGCCGATATACAGTTGAACGGACAGGAGAATGTCTATGTCGAGGTGAAGACCGATCCGTATATGCTGGAAGCTTTTAATTTGACGGCAGACGACATTGCTTCTAAAATAGAAAGCGTTAACCGGAATGTTTCCGGGGGGACGATTGTAAATGAGGATATTCAATATACAGTGAAAGGGGTTAACCTGATTCGGGATATAGAGGATATCAGTAACATCATTGTGGCGTTTAAAGAACCGGCTGCAGACGAAAACGGTGCGTCCTCTTCTGCAACAAATGTGAAGGCTCCGGTTTATTTGAAAGATGTAGCTGTCGTGCAGACTGTAAATAAGGATCCTGATAATATCGCCCGTTTTAACGGAGAACGTTGTCTGGGAATCAGTATTTACAAAGAAAATAAATTCAATACGGTTAAGGTCGTTGAAAATATTCAGAATAAGCTGGAGGAATTGCGGAAGAGTATGCCCGGTTATGAGTTCAATATCATTACCAATCAGGGTGATTTTATCGGCGCATCTATCGGAGAAGTAAAGGATTCTGCCGTATTGGGAATATTGTTGGCGGTGATTGTATTGTACGTCTTTTTGAGGCGTATCAATACGACTTTGATTGTCAGTCTGTCTATTCCGATTTCCATTATTGCAACCTTTAATCTTATGTATTTCAATGGCCTGACAATGAATATTATGACGTTGGGAGGATTGGCATTGGGGGCTGGAATGCTGGTGGATAATGCGATTGTCGTCATGGAAAATATCATCCGGAATCTGGAAAATGGTTTGTCGGTGAAGGAAGCTGCCGTTAAAGGTACTTCAGAGGTATCGGGAGCGATTACTTCTTCTACCTTGACGACAATCGTCGTTTTTTTGCCGATCGTATATATTCAGGGGGCAGCGGGAGAATTGTTTAAAGAGCAGGCCTGGACGGTTACTTTTTCATTGTTGTCGTCTTTATTTGTAGCCATATTGTTTATTCCGATGTTGTCTTCCCGGTTTATCAAACAGGGAAGTAAGGATATAAAATCGGTAAAAATCAAAGGATTCGGAATTTTTATCGGTAAATTGCTGAAGCATCGTTATGCCGTTGTATTGGGGGCCTTGATATTGATGATTGCGGCATATATGACATTGCCTTTGATCGGTATGGAATTTATGCCGAAAGCCGAGTCGAGGGAGTTCAATGTAAAATTGACCTTGGAGACGGGTACCCGTTTAAAAAGTACGGACTATGCAGCTTCTTCTATTGAGGAGATGATCCGGGACCTGGGCGGAGAGAATCTGGAGTGGATGTATACGCTGGTCGGCCCTTCGAATACGGATATCGAAGCCGGAACCAAAGCCAAAGAAGAGCATCAGGCGGAAATCAAAGTTATGCTCCGGAAAAATTCAACCATCGATGCGGATTATCTGATAACGGCTCTCGGACAAAATGCCGATATGCCGGAAGATGTCGAATTGACTTATGAAAAGGAACAGTCTGCTTTGCAGAGTGCTTTGGGGACAGAAGGGGCTCCTTTGGTCATTGAGATAAAAGGAGAGGAGATAGAAGTGCTGGAGCAACTGTGTGCGGATGTAAAGGCACGGATTTCGGATATAGCAGGGCTTTATGATATCGAAACTTCGATGGAAAAGGGGGCGCCGGAAGTCAATGTCAATATCGACCGCTTGCGGAGTGGTATTTATGGGGTGGATGTTGCCTCTGTTTCCCAACAGGTGCAGGAAAAACTGAATGGAAAAGCTGCCGGTAACTATGAATCGCAGGGAGAACCGGTAGATATCGAAATCCGGGTACCTGAAATTTCATTGGCGGATTTACAGAACGTAGAAATTCGTCAGGGAGATAAAAAATACCGTTTGGGAGAAATTGCCGAAGTGAGTGTGACGACGGCTCCCAAAGAAATTGCCCGTAATAATCAGAATCGGATCGGAAGAGTAACGGCTTTGCTGGCGAAGGACTATTCGTTGGGAAGGGTCACTCCGGAGGTGAATGCCCGTTTGGATGAGGTGGAATTCCCGGCGAAATATTCGGCAAAGATTACGGGAGAGGAGGAAAAGAGAGCTGAATCTTTCAATGGATTGGGTTTCGCTTTGCTTTTATCCATTATTTTGGTATATATGGTAATGGCCTCGCAATTTGAATCGTTGCGGCATCCTTTTACGATTTTACTGACCATTCCTTTGGCCGGGGTCGGAAGTATCCTGGCGTTCCTGCTGACAGGACAGACATTGAATATGATGGCTTTTATCGGAATCATCATGCTGGCGGGAATAGCGGTAAACAGTTCTATTATTCTGGTCGACCGGATAAATCAGTTGAAAGAGCAGGGAATGGAGCTGACAGAGGCAATTATGGCCGCAGCCCAGCAGCGTATACGACCGATTATCATGACGGGGCTTACGACGATTTTAGCTCTGTTGCCGATGTGTTTCGGATTCGGGGAGGGAGCTTCTTTGCGTTCTCCGATGGCGTTGGCTGTTATCGGTGGTTTGGTTACGGCGACCATATTGACATTGATCGTTATTCCTTGTGTGTATTATATTTTTGACCGGAAAGTCAAAAAATAA
- a CDS encoding efflux RND transporter permease subunit, translating into MDKLIKRRVLISMLFIGLTLMGYFSYSYLPMELYPNAELPMLSVNITTTNELDPKYIESQAAIPVEGVISALEGVEKIETQISTRNARITVTFVKSTDIKYAYLKLEEKIKAITANIPDEFRISVNKAPTGMVNSQFMTLFVLSDEDVDYVRSVTDADIAPILENIDGVAAVSVMGGRQKSIEIIIDQDKCDALKLTTSQISSLISRNMAEKTFAGPAYENNRRYFVNVTAEYLKTEDLGNIVVAQGPVLLKDIAEIRFGIKEEESYSRVNGKEVITCIVAKSPQVNVIELSERVRAEIGKLNAELETKGVSIKIDTDVAETMNENIDTIVNLGLTGAILAIFILYLFLRNLRIVTIIAFAIPISVFSSFYFFYLSGITINTLTLTGIALAVGMLLDNSVVVMENIFRLRGIGVSAEEASVRGTKEVWKAILAATLTTITVFLPFVFADNYMIKLIGEHVGVSIVATLTISLVVALLLVPMAVNYFMTRKDHPVNFSSLSIYSRPVQVYIAILKYCLRKPAQIVIGSILALIITIVLSLTLTLNTLKEVESDTFEVYITSPTGYTLGRTDDMIRRYEEELLGVPEIEQITSKIYAEDANVSIKLKKDFKNIDQKSLNEVKSMVLDKARRLRIWNISLEARSSSQNFQGGGGSAIMGGGEELLKLMGMGNQTEKIIIKGQDFEKMENLAEYVEYQLQDLENINYAWVNTSRGKPEARIQFDQYLMGIYDVTPNNVVTELVNFAPENTTQIKYKAGDEEYDIIIKDKEFAEADEDDKQKQRNLDELREMKVTNQNSSLIDLRSFSTINLTRGQGNITRVNQDKEIEVRYSFVSDVNESKEFLEAARTEIDEMVQKLDIPSGLAVEVVHEENETEEFTFLILAAFVIIFMILASVFESLSAPVVLMFAIPLAAIGSLLALLFTNNSLMNANVMIGFIILIGIVVNNSIILIDYTSLLRRQGNRKLRALLLAGISRLRPILITAITTIVAMVPLAMGKGEFVAGLGAPFAITVIGGLTMSTLLTLVIIPTLYSGLEDALRRLRTQSLTMKILQLTLLLVAVICIMVFSDSLLWRIAYLIGAVILVPGVTWFMEGSLRRANSHIIPEDREITIQVRNLVKIYGRPSEFKREWLSGQRIRERLGLKEEYRNWKDLRLLFWLVPLAVFFFYFVYYYQENTFWGMLFAILTWLLFIRLLRIGQEFLMFRNRRFLGRIVRVTRFVLYYFSPFVTVIWAIFRFHSGGGPVMLGMLWYAGILVKYLSDRIHKYNINIDLIDGSFRVLRKSFYRMATKVPVIGYRKKPFKALNAVSLDIHTGMFGLLGPNGAGKTTLMRIICGVFEQSYGKIFINGIDTQEKREELQGLIGYLPQEFGTYENLTSWQFLEYQALLKGIYEKETRVRRIREVLEAVHMYENKDKKIGGFSGGMKQRIGIAQTLLNLPRILVVDEPTAGLDPRERIRFRNLLVELSRNRIVIFSTHIIEDIASSCNQVGVINKGSLKYHGTPSEMVGIAKDVTWVFEVSLEEFAQLPPELLIVHHIRMGESIRVRCLSETQPVPNAVRTNPVLEDSYLWLLRGVKLANNEQIITQ; encoded by the coding sequence ATGGATAAACTGATTAAACGTCGTGTTTTGATTTCAATGCTTTTCATCGGTTTAACGCTGATGGGGTATTTTTCCTATAGCTATCTGCCTATGGAACTCTATCCGAATGCTGAATTGCCGATGCTGAGTGTAAATATTACGACAACGAATGAACTTGATCCGAAGTATATCGAGAGTCAGGCTGCTATTCCGGTAGAAGGTGTGATAAGTGCCCTGGAAGGGGTTGAGAAGATCGAAACCCAGATTTCCACCCGGAATGCCCGGATTACGGTTACGTTCGTGAAAAGTACTGATATCAAGTATGCTTACCTGAAATTGGAAGAAAAGATCAAGGCGATTACGGCAAATATACCTGACGAATTCAGAATTTCGGTAAACAAAGCTCCGACCGGGATGGTGAATTCTCAGTTTATGACTTTATTTGTCTTAAGTGATGAGGATGTCGACTATGTACGCAGTGTCACTGACGCAGATATTGCTCCGATATTGGAAAATATCGATGGGGTGGCTGCCGTGTCGGTTATGGGAGGACGCCAGAAAAGCATCGAAATTATTATCGATCAGGACAAGTGTGATGCTTTAAAGTTGACTACTTCTCAAATCAGTTCGCTCATTAGCCGGAATATGGCAGAAAAAACCTTTGCCGGTCCGGCTTATGAAAATAACAGGCGTTATTTTGTCAATGTAACGGCAGAGTATTTGAAAACGGAAGACCTGGGGAATATTGTCGTTGCCCAGGGACCGGTGTTGCTGAAGGATATCGCTGAAATCCGCTTCGGAATTAAAGAGGAAGAATCTTACTCCCGGGTGAACGGCAAGGAGGTGATAACCTGTATTGTCGCGAAATCTCCACAAGTCAATGTTATCGAGTTGTCGGAGCGGGTCAGAGCGGAGATCGGTAAACTAAATGCGGAATTAGAGACGAAAGGAGTCAGTATAAAGATCGATACGGATGTGGCGGAGACCATGAATGAGAATATCGATACGATTGTCAATCTGGGTTTGACGGGTGCAATCCTGGCGATTTTTATTCTTTATCTTTTCTTGCGGAATTTGAGGATTGTAACGATTATTGCTTTCGCGATCCCGATTTCGGTTTTTTCTTCTTTCTATTTCTTTTATTTGAGCGGGATAACGATCAATACGCTTACGTTGACGGGAATTGCTCTGGCGGTCGGGATGTTACTCGATAACTCTGTCGTCGTCATGGAGAATATATTCCGTTTGCGGGGGATTGGTGTGTCTGCTGAGGAAGCATCAGTGAGGGGGACGAAAGAAGTATGGAAGGCAATTCTGGCGGCGACTTTGACGACAATTACCGTTTTTCTGCCTTTTGTGTTTGCCGACAATTACATGATCAAGCTGATCGGTGAGCATGTGGGTGTATCTATTGTGGCGACACTGACTATTTCTCTGGTCGTGGCTTTGTTGCTGGTTCCTATGGCAGTGAATTATTTTATGACCAGAAAGGATCATCCCGTTAATTTCAGTTCCCTTTCTATTTACAGCCGGCCGGTGCAGGTTTATATCGCTATTTTAAAATATTGTCTGCGTAAACCGGCGCAGATCGTTATCGGGTCGATTCTTGCATTGATCATAACAATTGTGTTGTCACTGACATTGACGCTCAATACATTGAAAGAAGTGGAGTCGGATACTTTCGAGGTGTATATTACTTCTCCGACGGGGTATACGCTTGGCCGTACCGACGATATGATCCGCCGTTATGAGGAGGAATTGCTCGGAGTGCCTGAAATTGAACAGATTACTTCCAAAATATATGCAGAAGATGCCAATGTCAGTATTAAGCTGAAAAAGGATTTTAAAAATATCGATCAGAAATCGCTGAATGAGGTCAAGAGTATGGTGTTGGATAAGGCCCGGCGATTACGGATCTGGAACATCAGTCTGGAAGCCCGGAGTAGCAGCCAGAATTTCCAGGGTGGTGGAGGAAGTGCCATTATGGGTGGTGGGGAAGAACTGCTCAAATTGATGGGAATGGGAAATCAGACGGAGAAGATTATCATCAAAGGACAGGATTTTGAGAAAATGGAGAATCTTGCTGAATATGTGGAATATCAATTGCAGGATCTGGAAAATATTAATTATGCCTGGGTAAATACTTCACGGGGGAAGCCGGAAGCCCGTATTCAGTTCGACCAGTATCTGATGGGGATCTATGACGTGACACCCAATAATGTGGTGACGGAATTGGTGAATTTTGCTCCTGAGAATACGACTCAAATCAAATATAAGGCCGGAGATGAGGAATATGATATCATCATTAAAGACAAAGAATTTGCAGAGGCGGATGAGGATGATAAACAAAAGCAGCGTAATTTGGATGAGCTGCGGGAAATGAAAGTCACGAATCAGAACAGTTCCCTGATTGATTTACGGAGTTTCAGCACGATTAATCTTACACGCGGACAAGGCAACATTACCCGGGTAAATCAGGATAAAGAGATCGAGGTCAGGTATAGTTTCGTTTCGGATGTCAATGAGTCGAAAGAGTTTTTGGAGGCCGCCCGGACCGAGATTGATGAGATGGTGCAGAAATTGGATATCCCGTCCGGTTTGGCTGTCGAAGTCGTGCATGAGGAAAACGAGACGGAGGAATTCACATTCCTGATTTTGGCCGCTTTCGTTATCATTTTTATGATTCTGGCTTCTGTTTTCGAATCGTTGAGTGCCCCTGTCGTATTGATGTTTGCCATACCCTTGGCGGCTATCGGTTCGTTACTGGCGTTATTGTTTACCAATAATTCGCTGATGAATGCGAATGTAATGATCGGTTTTATTATCCTGATCGGTATTGTGGTAAACAACAGTATTATTCTGATCGATTATACCTCTTTACTGAGGCGGCAAGGAAACCGGAAATTACGGGCGTTGTTGCTGGCGGGTATTTCCCGTTTGAGGCCGATTTTAATAACGGCAATTACGACGATTGTGGCTATGGTGCCGTTAGCGATGGGGAAAGGTGAGTTTGTCGCCGGGTTAGGTGCTCCTTTTGCTATTACGGTGATCGGCGGATTGACAATGAGTACTTTGTTGACATTGGTAATTATTCCTACCTTATATTCCGGGTTGGAGGATGCGTTAAGACGTCTCCGCACCCAGAGTCTTACCATGAAAATTCTGCAATTGACATTATTGTTGGTTGCTGTGATATGTATTATGGTGTTCTCCGATTCGTTACTGTGGCGGATTGCTTATCTGATAGGGGCTGTCATTCTGGTGCCGGGAGTGACCTGGTTTATGGAAGGGAGTCTGCGCCGGGCCAACAGCCATATTATTCCGGAAGACCGGGAAATTACAATTCAGGTACGGAATCTGGTAAAAATTTATGGACGTCCCTCTGAATTTAAGCGTGAATGGCTATCCGGGCAGCGGATTCGGGAACGGCTTGGGCTGAAAGAAGAATACCGGAATTGGAAAGATTTACGGCTTTTGTTCTGGCTTGTGCCGTTGGCAGTATTCTTTTTTTATTTTGTGTATTATTACCAGGAAAATACATTCTGGGGAATGTTGTTTGCTATTCTGACATGGCTGTTGTTTATTCGCCTTCTCAGGATAGGACAAGAATTCCTGATGTTCCGTAACCGGCGTTTTCTGGGACGGATTGTGCGGGTGACCAGATTTGTATTGTATTATTTTTCTCCTTTTGTGACCGTTATATGGGCTATATTCAGATTCCATAGCGGAGGCGGTCCGGTTATGCTGGGCATGTTGTGGTATGCCGGTATTCTGGTGAAATATCTCTCAGATCGTATTCATAAGTATAATATCAATATCGATTTGATAGACGGGAGTTTCCGGGTTTTGCGGAAAAGTTTTTACCGTATGGCTACCAAAGTGCCGGTGATCGGTTACCGCAAAAAACCTTTTAAGGCTTTGAATGCCGTGTCTTTGGATATTCACACCGGTATGTTTGGGTTGTTGGGTCCGAATGGGGCCGGCAAGACGACGTTGATGCGTATTATTTGCGGTGTATTCGAGCAGAGTTACGGTAAAATATTTATCAATGGCATAGATACACAGGAGAAACGGGAAGAATTACAGGGATTGATCGGGTATCTGCCACAGGAGTTCGGTACCTATGAAAATCTGACTTCCTGGCAATTTCTGGAATACCAGGCATTGTTGAAAGGTATTTATGAAAAGGAAACACGGGTACGACGGATCAGGGAAGTACTTGAGGCGGTACACATGTATGAAAATAAGGACAAAAAAATCGGGGGCTTCTCCGGCGGTATGAAACAGCGTATCGGTATAGCACAGACACTGCTTAATCTGCCACGTATTTTAGTCGTCGATGAACCGACAGCCGGTCTGGACCCGAGAGAACGTATCCGTTTCCGGAATTTGTTGGTAGAACTGTCCCGCAACCGGATTGTAATATTCTCTACTCATATTATTGAGGATATTGCCAGTTCCTGTAATCAGGTCGGCGTTATTAACAAGGGATCGTTGAAATATCACGGGACACCTTCGGAAATGGTCGGTATTGCCAAAGACGTGACCTGGGTATTTGAAGTTTCGCTGGAAGAATTTGCTCAATTACCACCGGAATTGTTGATCGTACATCATATCCGTATGGGCGAAAGTATCCGGGTAAGATGTCTTTCAGAAACCCAGCCTGTCCCGAACGCTGTCCGGACAAACCCTGTATTGGAAGATTCTTATTTGTGGCTGTTGAGAGGGGTAAAGCTGGCAAATAATGAACAGATTATTACACAATAA